Part of the Zea mays cultivar B73 chromosome 4, Zm-B73-REFERENCE-NAM-5.0, whole genome shotgun sequence genome is shown below.
gttaattggaatatggatcTTAACTTCAgacaacagtgctaccacaagggtggaatgggacactcttggccaagtaattaggaaatctagggagagattaccttacccgataggggcaagcagggaggcgtcgctgcagagtatagggaggtcctcaggTCAGTCTATCTGtaaagcttttcggacgagggaatcctatgcttccttcttcctgaatacGTAGcgagttttctcgaactagtggaactttggaaaggcctcgcagtggatccctagtcattcaccttggaagtgtctaagggtctaggtaACCCTGGCTAATCGGGAAACACATCTTGTGAATAAAGAtgggcaacctctgtagagtgtaaaacttgtatatcagccgtgctcatagtcaagagcgactcaagactctcgcatgattaacttatggaactaaacttaatcagGGGTGATCGAGGAATGGCACAAAAAGAGGGAGGGTGGGCTGGAAGATCCTTAGATGCCAAAATTGTTGGTTCTGAGTACCAAGATGTTATGGCTGGAGATTGAATTGGATGACTGGAAGAAGATTACAATAGATAGGAGGTGATGAGGAGCTCTTGCGCCTTCTCTAAAGCTCACCCCTGATTTTTTAGTCATCAGCGGTACCGACCTTTCCTGGGGTGCCAGTCCAATCTATTAGGAGCAACAAACTGCTAGTACTTATCCCTATGACCCTATCCCAACAAAAATTCATTTTTATTCGTATCTCCAAGCCCATGGCGGTAGCTGATTTCTAGGTGTCGATCTCCTTGTGCAGTAGGGGCTGCAGTGCTAGCTTGATCCTTTTCCTGCCTCACCCGGTGTTGGTTGGTCTTCCCAATAAAATAGTCTATAACATATTCTTATTTTATCCAAATTAAAAATCATAGATGTTTATCAAGAAACCTGATCCATATGGGTATTTATTTCACTGAAATTTCTTGAGCACTAATATTTATTTAGGACGAAAATTTTCTACCCATAAGTTAAGATGCATTACATCTTCGAGTAAGGTCAGCTTAACACTCATTCTTGACTGGTCTTGGATCCATGGAAGATACATTTTCATAGAAGTTATTGCCTCATTAAGTGGGTGAGGAGAGCGAGGCAAAGGTCAGAGGTTAGGAAGCACCTTTGTGCTACCATGATCACTAGGGAAACGAATTACGTGAGACCCAGGTCCTTTGTTAATCTGTAAGACCTGATCTGTCTTTGCGCCATGTAGAACTCCGAATCTCAAAGCCAGAACTCACCACAACATTTTATGGGCCTTGGGCCATATCCTATCGGTAAAACACAAGCAGGAATTCCAACCGACGCCATCTAGGTAACGAGCAAAGCCTTGTCTTGCCTAGCGCCGCCTGTAAGCCGGAAAGGCTGATCATCTAGACGGCAAATCATCCCGACGGCAGCAACTGGTTGCACTCACGGGGACGGATTGACATCGGCAGTCTAATCACTCCGGCGACAGAGCTGATGGTACTTTAGAGATGGAGGTCAGTGATGTTTTTCTATGTTGTACAACAGAGTAATAAGATTAGTAAAAGGAAGATATATTTAGTTTGGTCTTTGCTGCTTTAGAATTGCTCTTTAGACCTGACAAACTACTTAATTTCGTGTTAATATTCATTGTAGGGCAATCATCAAAATTTATCCTTAGAACAAGTACCACAGGTTGGCTTAACCTTTGAATCTGAAGATGCTGCATACAATTTCTATAACTCATATGCAAGAAAGATTGGATTTAGTATCAGAAAGTGTCATGTTAAGTACAGAGCTGATGGTACTTTAGCTTCCAAGTACATGGTTTGCAGTAACGAAGGTCACAAGAATAGTAATCCGACACAACCGCCTAAGAAAGAACGTGCTTCAACAAGGTCAGAATGCAAGGCTCGTGTTCAGTTTTATATTTCCCGTGAAGGTATTTGGAAGATGCAAAAAGTTGAATTGGCACATACTCACCCTTTCACAAGTCCTGACAAGACTCATATGCTTAGATCACAGCGACGTTTGCTACCGGCTGATGAACATATCATTAGCAAAATGAGAGAAGCAGGGGTTAAGTCAACAGAAATATTTGAATTTTTTCAGGTGTGGTCTGGTGGAGCTGAAAATGTGCAGTTCTTGCAGATGGATTGCAACAACTTTATTAGTCGTGAGCGTAAAAAGTATTTGGAAACACAAGATGCAAAAACTTTGTTGGAATACTTAGAAAACAAACAAGCAGAAGACCCGTCTTTCTTTTATTCTGTGGAGCTAGATCCAGATAATGGCGGTCAAATTTGTAATTTCTTTTGGACAGATGGCCAGGCCATTGCAGATTATGCTTGCTTCGGTGATGTCATTTGTTTTGACACCACGTTTCAAACAAATAAGTCTGAAATGCCATTTGCCCCTATTATTGGAACAAATCATCACAGACAAACTATTGTTTTTGGAGCTGCACTATTGTTCAATGAAAGTTCGGAATCATTTGCTTGGCTGTTTAAAGCCTTTTTGAAAGCAATGTCTGGGAAAAAACCTAAAACAATTTTTACAGATCAATGTGCTGCAATAGCGAAGGCAATTATGATGGTATTCCCAAGCTCGTGTCATCGTCTCTGCATATGGCATATATACCAAAATGCCGGTAAGCATCTAAGCCATGTGATTGCCAATAATCAAGAATTTTTGAAGGATTTCAAAAATTGTGTGTATGAAGAAAAGTCAGTGGAACACTTCAACTTGAGATGGCAAGAGTTGATAGCTACTTACAGCTTACAGGACAATGCTTGGATACAAAACCTGTATGATTTACGTGAACAGTGGGCCACGATATATAGACATGATTCATTTTGTGCTGATATGACATCAACTCAAAGGAGTGAAGGTATGAATAATGTATTTAAGAAAACATTTCGCAGGAAACTTTCAATTTCAGAAATCTTGGTAGAATATGACAAGTGCATCGCACGTCTTCGGCCGAATGAATTGTATGAAGACCATAAATCACGCAACTCAGAACCAATTCTTTGTATCACTTCCTTGCCATTGTTGAAGACAGCCGCTAAATCATATACAAGAAACATGTTTTCTGCTTTCCAAGATGAATTTTAGAAACAGTTTACTCTCTCATCCACATTGATAAACTGTGAGGGGACAATCAGCTTATACAAAGTGGTGGCTATGGGTAACAGTGAGAATGAAGCCAGAGTCATCTTTAATTCAGATGATTTGAATATATCATGTTCTTGCAAGAAGTACATCAGTCTTGGTATGTATATTTTCTCGAGTGCTCTACTGTACAGTATTTAAAACATTTTTTTTATCTCtaataaatataaattatacAGGTATATTATGCAAGCACATCCTACGAGTATTCAACCAAAATGATATTGTTGATTTACCCCCTCAGTACATATTAAATAGGTGGACAAAGTATGCAAAAAGAGGCGTATATGGATGCATGACACAAAACCAGAGTGGGAACTTGGCATCACAAAGTACAAATCTTTGTCGAAAAATGATATCCGTCACATTGAAATGTGCAGTTTCGGAAGAAGTTATGCAGCACTTGGAAAATGGTTTTGACAAGTTGACTCTGGAAGTTGAAAATTTACTAAGCAATATAACACTGGTTGAAAATAAATCTCCGGAATGTTTTCTTGAATGCACTGAAGAAGTTGCAAAAGAGCGTATCTCATTCAAAGCTCCTCCACATAAAAAAGGTGCACTAGAAAAAAGATCAAGAAGTGTCCTtgagagaagaaagaaaaatcaTCGTACTAAGACAGCAAGGAAAGGTATTTGTACTAATTCAATAtgttttttctttcttatactaacATCCAAAAGATATTTTATACTGTCATATCTTTCCGCAGGAGCAGAATCAAAGCAATCATCAGATGCAAGACTATCTAAAGTTTCACAGATAATTGTAAGATAATCAAGAAATTTGAGTCAATTGTCCCATCTACTATTTATTTGAGTACTCAGATAACTTTGATTTTTTGTGTAGGAACAAGAGACAAATGTCACTTCTACTGACACTACTGTTTTACCAATGACAAATATAAACTTGCCATTTGGAGAGAATCGAGAGATGCCCATGTTCTTCCCACCCATCCAAGGAGAATTTACAAATctgttaggccttgttcggttaatcccgttacccatggattggatgggattggaaaaaattaagaaagGGTTTGACTTagttgggatttaaacccactcaatcccactcaatccatgtggattggtagctaaccgaacaagcccttacttGGAACTCACTTTGAAGTTGCTACCACAACTTCTCGCCGTTTAGAGTTTGATGAAGACTTCCCTACCAAATCAACTACTTAGTGGCATTAAAGTTTGCTATGGTGTATTAAAATATATGGTACCATTAGATTATGAATGTTTAAGTACTCTCATGGTTAAGTACACTTTATTTTTCTGGCTACATCATGGATTGACGAATGCTCGGCGTTTACATCAGGAACGTTTAAGCTACTCTGTTCAGCAGCTTCACGGTAAAAAAGCAAGTCGCCTGGGCTCCAGTCTTGAGAAGCGAATACGACCAAATATTGTATAGGCTAAGAATGTAGCACAGGCACAGGCTGCACAGCCCAGAAAATGTTACGGTGAGTTGTGGCTTTGAGATTCGGAGTACCACGTGGCGCAAAGACAAGTCGGGTCCTACGGATTAATAAAGGACCTGGGTCTCACGTGATTCGTTTCCGATCACTAGGGGCGATTGCATCCCGGATCACGTTGGATTGCTCGCCGCCGGCCAAATCCCTCGTGGAGGCACTGTCTATCGTGGGGCCGGCCACAGCACTGCAAGATGCACGGTAAGCAAACTCCTATCTACTTTGTCATTATGCGAGCTTCGTCTGCACCCAACCAGGGCAGGAATCGGTGCACAGGGGGCGTGGATGCATACTCGCCGGTGAGTCCTGCCGCCGTGCAGGCTCAGTGGCGCCGCCCTCTGCCAATCGGGTGGGGGAAGGTGCAACCTAGACCATTGATCTTCAAAACGATGCTCACGATTAAAGAGGATAAAATGATTTGGTTGGGATTGGGCTAGTGTACCCATTACCAGTCATAGACACGGGATTGCATAATAACAGGCAGCCAAAATTGAGAGTGGCAAAATAGCAAATTTCTCTTCAGCGGGGGAGGGGGGTTGATCCTGACCATCGATCTAAGATCGGGCGGATCATAACAGATCTCGGTTATTAACATCTAAACCATTGGTGCTTGATCCGATGGTTTGCGTTAAATATCGGTTTGCTTAAAGGTTAATCTAATCACACCCTAGGATGGTGATCCACCGGTTAGGATAtgtcgataccccttcggccgagtattttcttaaagagaccctcggctcTATTCTATTCAACCCGCAATGCTGGTGTGGTTATAGTAAATTTAATTTAAGTCCCTGGAATGGGTAGAAATACCCCTAGAAGTAATACTAGTATaatacccgtgcgttgcgacggtacACAAATTATTTAATAAAATGTCACAACataaattattcgataaaatGTTTATGCATAACGGTTACATAAAAATGAACAACATATATTATCACTGATTTTAACAACTCACAAATTTAATTTGCAGATTAATTCATTCCGCCATTACTATTTCTCCTTGTCAGGGAGTCACAATTCAAGGAAGAGATGCATTGACCCAAAGAAATATGAATGAGCCGCCGATGGCCGCATGATAGGATCACTTGTGACTGAGAACCGAGACAGAGACCAACAACACAGAGTCAACTCGTGATTACGAGATTAAACTTCATTTTATCCAGCCCTCCGAATGAACAAAAGGATCACTGCACTACACACAGATGTAAACGATTTTGGTTATACAACCCGCCCAAACCACTCAACATATAAGCCATCGGCTACTGCCTACTGAAATGAAGCAGCTTGACCAGAAATCAGGTCGCCGTCATCAATACTCTAGTACAGCCCCAGCATCGTCCGCGCGAACGACTGCGACCTCAGCTGACGCCAGTCCGGCGGATGCTGGCGCTACAAATCGGCGTGAGGTAGAACCGCAGCAGACCGTTGTCTGCGTTGCCCGGCGAGTGCCGCGCGCTACGGTTCCGCTCCAGCGCCGCGCACTCCTCGCGCCTCCGCTTCCCGTGGGCGTCCTAGTAGCTGCGCCTGGAGCTGCCCAGACCGCCGTTGTTGCTGCTGAATGAGCTCCGCGCTCTGGCGTTGCTGTTGCACCGCTGCATTCTGTCGTTGTACCCGTGGACGCGCAGGTGCGACTATGGCTTCGAGAACGAGCGGTCGGCGTTGACCTTTGCCTCGTGATATGTGAATATGGCGGTTGTGGCGAGAACAAAGGGCTGATAGGTGAGAGTAATAATCCTTGTTGGATGGTACTTCTGCATTCAGAAGGCACCAAATCAGTAAACGTGTGCCTTTGTAACAGCAAATTAAAGATACATGGATGGAAATAACAACCACGTCGATGTTTTCATACCGGGAAGAGGTACACGTAGTAATCTTCAATAGTAAGCATCTCATTGAACCCAAATAGACATCCATTTCCAAGAAGCCAGCAGATGAAAATGCCCCAATACTTTCCCTACAATCAGCAGTTCAGCACCCTTCCCTTCAGCCACCAATATTTAGCTTATGAAAAATACTAAAGCCTCTGTTCAGTAAGTGCAACAAGTGTAAACCTGAGTTTTAGCAACTCCAATTTGTGCATCATCGTTGTCCATGGTCTGGTCCTTCAAATCAAGAAAAAAGGAGCAGAAAGTGGCAAGAGTTAAACGGGTGGTGGATCAGGCCCCAGAGGCTCCACGCCTTGCGCCACCGCGGCGGCTTCTTCGCGGGGCCATGGAAGGCAGCGtccaggctggcggagaagtccTCGACGAGTGAGTTGGTGCTGAAGCGGTGATCGAAAAGGTCTTCGGCGTGGTGGAAGTGGTAGAACTCCGAGCTGCCCATTGCAGGGGATTCCTTGCCGTTTATGCACACATTTTGCGAACAACAAAAAGCCCCAGTTCTGAACACAACCATGGAACTTACAACTTCCAACAGGGTATGTGCATGTTTTTGCATGAAACAGTAGCAGCAACCACTTTATCTGACGGAGGTAATGTATATTTCCAGTGACCTGTTCAAACCCTCCAGCTGCAGGCTTCGGCAATGCAGGATCAATAGAAGTTGCAGTGCAATTAGAAAGACGCCAATCTGATGAAAATGGttgttgtgttccatcttgcgacaTTGCTCTTTGACAAAAATCTTCTTGTA
Proteins encoded:
- the LOC103655359 gene encoding equilibrative nucleotide transporter 3 is translated as MDNDDAQIGVAKTQGKYWGIFICWLLGNGCLFGFNEMLTIEDYYVYLFPKYHPTRIITLTYQPFVLATTAIFTYHEAKVNADRSFSKP